One region of Parerythrobacter jejuensis genomic DNA includes:
- the rplQ gene encoding 50S ribosomal protein L17 has product MRHGIRQRKLSRKSGHRKALFRNMSAALIKHEQIVTTAPKAKELRPYIEKLITLAKRGGLSNRRLAQSRLLDETQLKKLFDVLAERYSDREGGYTRIIKAGYRASDSAAMAVIELVDRDEDARGQDSGPVMTEEDETEDA; this is encoded by the coding sequence ATGCGTCACGGAATTCGCCAGCGTAAGCTGAGCCGCAAGTCGGGCCACCGCAAGGCCCTGTTCCGCAATATGTCGGCTGCCCTCATCAAGCATGAGCAGATCGTCACTACGGCCCCGAAAGCCAAGGAACTGCGCCCCTATATCGAGAAGCTGATCACGCTGGCAAAGCGTGGCGGCCTTTCCAACCGTCGCTTGGCGCAGAGCCGCCTGCTCGACGAAACCCAGCTGAAGAAGCTGTTTGACGTTCTGGCCGAGCGGTATTCCGATCGTGAGGGTGGCTACACCCGCATCATCAAGGCCGGCTACCGTGCCAGCGACAGCGCTGCCATGGCGGTAATCGAACTCGTCGACCGTGACGAAGACGCCCGTGGCCAGGACAGCGGTCCGGTGATGACAGAGGAAGACGAAACCGAAGACGCGTAA
- a CDS encoding DNA-directed RNA polymerase subunit alpha — protein MSVNTKNWQELKKPTQLELKEGSDKTRKATFVAEPLERGFGLTLGNALRRVLLSSLQGAAITSIKIENVLHEFSSLAGVREDVTDIVLNVKQIALKMEGEGPKRLQLSATGPAEVKAGDIAVSGDIEVMNKDLVICHLDEGATLNMELTADVGKGYAPAVQNRPADAPIGLIPVDSLYSPIRQVSYKVENARVGQELDYDKLSLTIETDGTVTPEDSVAYAARILQDQLTLFVHFEDGIPQPQSAMIGVAAEPQESDANQLNRYLLKKVDELELSVRSANCLKNDNIIYIGDLVQKTEAEMLRTPNFGRKSLNEIKEVLSSMGLRLGMDIPGWPPENIEEMAKKLEQELLG, from the coding sequence ATGTCCGTGAACACCAAGAACTGGCAGGAACTCAAGAAACCCACGCAGCTCGAACTGAAAGAGGGCAGCGACAAGACGCGCAAGGCAACCTTTGTCGCCGAACCGCTGGAGCGTGGCTTTGGCCTCACGCTCGGCAACGCATTGCGTCGTGTTCTGCTTAGCTCGCTCCAGGGCGCGGCTATAACCTCGATCAAGATCGAGAACGTATTGCACGAATTCAGTTCGCTTGCCGGTGTGCGTGAAGACGTGACCGACATCGTTCTTAACGTGAAGCAGATCGCTCTCAAGATGGAAGGTGAAGGCCCCAAGCGCCTGCAGCTTTCCGCAACCGGCCCGGCTGAAGTCAAGGCTGGTGACATTGCCGTTTCCGGCGACATCGAAGTGATGAACAAGGATCTCGTGATCTGTCACCTCGACGAAGGCGCGACGCTGAACATGGAACTGACCGCAGATGTCGGCAAGGGCTATGCCCCGGCCGTACAGAACCGTCCGGCCGATGCGCCGATCGGCCTGATCCCGGTCGACAGCCTGTATTCACCGATCCGCCAGGTCAGCTACAAGGTCGAAAACGCCCGTGTTGGCCAGGAACTCGACTATGACAAGCTGAGCCTGACGATCGAAACCGATGGCACGGTCACGCCTGAAGATTCCGTGGCCTATGCCGCGCGTATCCTGCAGGACCAGCTGACCCTGTTCGTCCACTTCGAAGACGGCATCCCGCAGCCGCAGAGCGCCATGATCGGTGTTGCTGCCGAGCCGCAGGAATCGGACGCCAACCAGCTCAACCGCTACCTTCTCAAGAAGGTCGACGAGCTGGAACTGTCGGTCCGTTCGGCCAACTGCCTCAAGAACGACAACATCATCTATATCGGTGATCTGGTCCAGAAGACCGAAGCCGAGATGCTGCGCACGCCGAATTTCGGCCGAAAGTCGCTCAACGAGATCAAGGAAGTGCTTTCCAGCATGGGTCTTCGCCTCGGGATGGACATCCCTGGCTGGCCGCCGGAAAACATCGAAGAAATGGCCAAGAAGCTCGAACAAGAGCTGCTGGGTTAA
- the rpsK gene encoding 30S ribosomal protein S11, with translation MAREPGRIRRRERKNISSGVAHVNASFNNTMITITDAQGNAISWSSAGMMGFKGSRKSTPYAAQVAADDAGKKAAEHGVRTLEVEVKGPGSGRESALRALQAVGFTITSIRDVTPIPHNGVRPSKRRRV, from the coding sequence ATGGCACGCGAACCAGGCCGCATCCGGCGCCGCGAGCGGAAAAATATCAGCAGTGGCGTTGCGCACGTAAACGCCAGCTTCAACAACACCATGATCACCATCACCGATGCGCAGGGCAATGCTATCAGCTGGTCCAGCGCAGGCATGATGGGCTTCAAGGGCAGTCGCAAATCGACGCCTTATGCTGCCCAGGTTGCCGCTGACGATGCCGGCAAGAAGGCCGCCGAACACGGCGTCCGGACGCTGGAAGTCGAAGTGAAGGGCCCGGGCTCGGGCCGCGAAAGTGCGCTGCGTGCCCTCCAGGCCGTCGGCTTCACGATCACTTCGATCCGCGATGTTACACCGATCCCGCATAACGGGGTCCGGCCGTCCAAGCGTCGCCGCGTCTGA
- the rpsM gene encoding 30S ribosomal protein S13 has translation MARIAGVNIPTNKRVIIALTYIHGIGRTTAVNIANKLGIDHARRVQDLSDEEVLRMREAIDADYTVEGDLRRQTAMNIKRLMDLRSYRGLRHRNGLPVRGQRTHTNARTRKGKAKPIAGKKK, from the coding sequence GTGGCTCGTATTGCCGGGGTCAACATCCCCACAAACAAGCGCGTAATCATTGCGCTTACCTACATTCACGGGATCGGTCGCACGACTGCCGTGAATATCGCCAACAAGCTGGGCATCGATCACGCCCGCCGCGTGCAAGACCTCTCTGACGAGGAAGTACTGCGGATGCGTGAAGCGATTGACGCTGACTACACTGTGGAAGGTGACCTTCGTCGCCAGACCGCAATGAACATCAAGCGTCTGATGGACCTGCGGTCCTATCGCGGTCTGCGTCACCGTAACGGCTTGCCCGTTCGCGGACAGCGCACGCACACGAATGCCCGTACCCGTAAGGGCAAGGCGAAGCCGATCGCCGGCAAGAAGAAGTAA